The genomic region TTATGTTGAGCAAGCTTATTCTACAGGGTTCGCTAAATAGCGAATTCTAAATCAATAATATATTGAATTCTAGAGAAATAGGGAAGTGAAGTTCATGATGCTTGGCACGGATGCGTCATCCTTAATTATATATGAGGCGCTCGCCAGTGAGGCCCGTTTAAATATCGTTCGTTTATTATTGCAAAACAGGGAGATGCATATTAATGCGCTTGCCAAAGAGCTGTATCTGAGCAAAGCCATCGTTAGTACACATGTGAGCAAGTTGCAAAAAGCGGGCATCGTAGGCAGTCGCATGAAGCGTGAGAACGGTGGAACGTATAAATACTGCTTTATTCTGCAAGAATTTATGACTATCAATCTCTCTCCTGAACCAGTGGATGCTCCTTACCATGAAGTCTCTATTCCGGTTGGTCAGTATACGGATTACGAAGCTTGGCCTACCTGTGGCATTGCAACAACGACGCAAATGATTGGACAATACGACACACCAGCCTGCTTCATGGACCCGGACCGGGTGAATGCTGGCATACTCTGGCTGGCACGCGGCTTTCTGGAATATAAGATCCCTAATTATTTAAATACAGAACAGCATCTCCAGGAAATTGAAATTTCACTCGAACTCAGTTCGGAAGCACCCCAAGTCAATGAAAACTGGCCGTCGGACATCCGCTTTTCCCTTAATGGAAAACACCTGGGAACATGGACAAGTCCAGGCGACTTTGGGGATCGGAAAGGCAAGCACACACCGCTATGGTGGAAATTGGACGTCAACCAGTATGGTGTACTGAAGGTGCTGCGCATCAATGGAGAAGGGACGTTTATGGATGGACAGCGCATCTCAGATGTACGTATCCATGATCTGCAATTGGATTCTTCCACCTACTGGACGTTTGGATTAAGACCGGAAGAAGGGGTGCCGGGTCGGGGCGGACTTACGTTGTTCGGGAAAGGGTTCGGTAACTACGATCAGGACATTTTGATTCGGTACTATTACGAGGCTGGAGCGTCGGAAAAGGAATAGAATAATCTGGAATCGTTACAGAGATTCCTTTTGTGGACATTGCAGTGCGGGAAACCGTCCAAACAATGTTTACTGGAGGAGATTATTATTAATTTTAACAAAGCTGTTGACATCAGCAATACACATGTACTGACGCTGGTACCCGAGCTGTTTCATCTGGAGGGTTACAACATTCAGCTTATTCCGCCTCATGAGGGTGGACGTAATGTCGTTTACACTTGCGAGCAAGAGGGGCGTGAATCGCTAATTCTACGGGTGTCTTTTTTGCCTGACAGAAAGCGGGAAGATTACATTGCCGAACTGGAGTATGTTCGGTATTTATTTGAGCACGGGGCACGTGTCTCGGATGTGGTCAGCTCGAAAAAGGGCCATGTTAGAAGAGATCACTTATGAGGAGCATACGTTCTTTATCTGTATGTTTGTGAAGGCCAAGGGGAAGTTGCTGGTAGAGAACCATTATCAGTACCGGGGAGGTGTTCCACTTACCGAATACTATTATAATAGCGGCAAAATTCTGGGCAAAATGCATCAGCTGTCGAAAAGCTATGTACCCGTTCATCGCAGGTATCATCTTTTGGACAAATATAATGCAGAGTATATCGAGAGGTTGGTTCCTGAATCATTTTTTCTGCTCAGAAGCAAAATGGTGGAACTTCTCCAAGTGGTAAAAGAATTGGGGGCGAGCCAGGAGACATTTGGCATGATCCATTTCGATTATTATGACGGGAATTATTCGATCGATTTTGATACGGGACAGATCACGGTATATTATTTCGACAATTCCTGTTTTAGCTGGTACATGTTTGACTTCGCAAGTTTGTGGATAAACGGAGTTGGTTGGGTTCAATTTGAACCTGAAGCGGACAAACGTAACAGTTCATGGATGACTATTTCCAAACCGCGCTCGCCGGATACACATCAGAAACCCCGATTTCTGATACCATGCTGGAGAAGCTACCTTTATTTATTCAAGTCAACCTTCTGGAGAATATTGTGGATCATTTTGAGGAAATGCAGCGTGCTGGCAAAGAACCGGAAGCTAACGAAGAACTGTTGTATCTCATTAAATGTCTGGAAGAGGATATACCATATAAAGGATTTTTCCATGAGATGTATTCAACTGAAGCTCCTTTTGAGTATGAGGAGCGCTGAAGGGACGCACATTACACTACGAATAATTAATGATCAACCAAAACAAAGAGGCAGCCGGATCGACCGGTTGCCTCTTTGTTTCTCTGCGGCATGTTATTCGAATTTGGAAGGAGGCACGTTGTAGAATTTTTTGAATGCTTTGGAGAACGTAAAGGGATCGGGATACCCCAGAAATCCGGCAATTTGCTGGATCGTATATTTTTTCTCGTATAGATAGTCTCTGGCCCGATTCATTTTGATCTGATTGATGTACTGCCCTGGTGTGATACCGAGAATTTTCTTGAACAACGAAATAAAATATTTCTCAGAAACGCCAGCAATAGCTGCAAGCTCGTTAACTCGGATGGCCCGATGCAGATTCGCATCCACGTATGGGAAGACAGTCTGCAGAACCTCCAGACTTCCTTCGATTTTCCTCAGTTTTCGATCTTTCAGAAACTCACCGTGATACAGGCCTTGCTTGTGTAATTCAAAAATTTTGGCGATGACGAGAAGCAGAGAGGCTTTCAAGTAGAGTGGACTTCCGGAAGCGCCGCTACTCTGCTTGAATCTTCGATAGGACGAAGTGAACAGCATTGATTCCTCCTGAATCAGGTTGCCAGGTACGATGCCCGGGAGTTGAAACTCGCCGAGAATTCGCTTTTGCTCAGCGATGCTGAAATCAAAGTGCATGTATACGAATCGGCACAGCTCGCCGGTCGTGGAAGCAGTGTAAGGCATGTCCGGATAAAAAAACACCACGTCGCCCGGGCCCGCCATATGCTCGATTCCATCAATGGTAATCTTGACGGAGCCTGCTGTAATGAACCACAGATCATAATCGGAATGAGACTTGTGCTCCGTCCAATTGCTGTCGTGCGTTTGTTCCAAATAAGAGCTCATGCGAAGTGTGATATTCTCCGAAAGTTCGTCAATTATACTCATATTTACAGTCTCTGGATGCATCTAATCCAACTCATCCTCTCTACTTTATGACATCCTTCATTTTTAGCTATCATAACAAAGGATTTATTTCTTGTTAACTATCGTACCATATGACATGTTTCGAAAACTATCACCCATTCTGATTTCAGCTCACTCACCTATAATGAACGTATATCGTTACGAGGAGGGGTTATTGATGAATGCTACAAGCACACAGCATCCAAAGGTAGTCGTTATTGGGGCGGGCAGCCTATTTTTTGGTCGTCAGTCCATCTGGCAGATGGTACACTCCCCATATTTAAATCAGGGAACGCTGGCTTTGGTGGATACGGACGAGGAACGGCTCTCGAAAATGGTAACACTGGCGGAAAGGGTTGCGCGGGAGAACAACGTATCCTTAAAGATTGAAGGCTCAGTGGACCGAAGACAGGTGCTTCCGGGAGCCGACTTCGTTGTACTTAGCTTTGCGGAGCAATCGGTGAAATATCGAGGGATCGACTGCCAGGTTTCTCTAAAGTATGGGATTCGCATGTGTTCCGGCGATACAATTGGCCCTGGTGGAATCTTTCGTGCGATGCGGGAACTGCCGGTTATCATGGAGTGCGCCAAAGATATCGAGGAGTTATGTCCAGATGCGTGGGTGATCAATTATATTAACCCGTCTACCGTTCACGGCATCGCCTTACATCGTTATGCACCGAAGCTCAAATCATTTGCGCTGTGCGATAGTCATCATATGCCACATAAGAAAGCGTATTATGCCGTAAGAGCGGGTATCATTGGAGACAATAGCCAGTTCACGGAAGAGATCAACCAGAACTTCGATTTTCGCATCGCTGGTGTCAATCATTTCACTTGGCTACTCAAAGCCGAGTATGAAGGAAAAAATGTGATGCCTACAATCGCAGAAGCCATGCGCAAGCTGGCAGGTGATGAGAATAATGGCGGTGATCACGGCGCAAAAGCTCTTTTTAACGATGCGATTACCTATGAACTATATGATATTTTCGGAATCATTCCCACTTGCACGGCGCATACGAAGGAATACGTTCGGTATTGGCAGGGTCTTGGCAAAACTGCGGACACCATCCCGCCATTATCGATCTGGGAGACAGAGGACAGGTATCAGCGCCACGATGAGATGTGGCAGCAGGTCGATGACTTCCTTACAGGAAACATCCCGATTTCCGATTACATGAGTACTTTTGGGCCGGATCATGCAACTGATATCATCGAAAATATGGTGGGGAATTTGGGCAAAAAATTCTTCATCAATACGCTCAATCAAGGTGCGGTAACCAATATGAATGCGGATTCGCTCCTGGAACTACTATGCGATGTAGATATGGATGGGGCGAAACCACTCCATGTAGGCGAGATGCCGCGTGGGATAAGAGGCATGCAAGAACTTGTACTGGATACCCATGAGCTTACAGTTGAAGCTGTTCTGGAACAGAGCTACGAGAAGCTGAGAAGGGCGATGCTCACCGACCCGCTGGTGAATTCCATCAGTGACGCGGACAAGATCATCCATGAATTGTTGGAACTGGAGCGTGAGATGATTCCGGACGTTTGGTACAAGGATAGACTGCAGTATAGCTAAGAATAGATAACGATCAAAGAACACGTCGGTTCCTTCCAAGGGACTTGTCGTGGGACAAGAACATGTTCCCATTAAAGTCGCTATATTAGCGGCTTTTTTATTTTATCGGTACAAGTTCTTGTACCGACCAGAGTAGACAAGAACATGTACCAATACCGATTAGGCGTATATCTCATCGTTGTTTTGCGTTAATTCATTATGTTAACGGTCAGGTTAGTTGAAGCTCATTCACGCTGATGCGCATCACAAGTGAATAAAAATTGTTGCGGCATACTACTTTAGTAGGACTACAATCTCCTTTAGTTGAATTTAAAATGTCTTGGTAGACTTAAAGAAAATTCATCAAATAGTTTGTGGAAGGATGAGAGAACATAGTGCGGAAATATGCAAAGATTTTATTTATGTTTTTACTAGTTATTGTCCTGCTGATCAGTTCGATTTCAAACGTATTCATTACATACGTATCAGCTGCTAGTACCGATGTGACAAGGGAAGTAGCTTCTCAATTTATTCAAAGTGAAAATATCAGAACAAAGGTAGGAACAATGCCAGGAGCTACACTTCTTGATAGACCTGATCTAGAGAAAGATACGGTACCGTTAACCTTAAAGGCAGATCAGGCTTTTCAGGCGGATCTTGCTCTCCAGCCAGATAAAGTTACTGTGCAAAAGAATGGAGCATTGGTTAACGGAACAGACATTGGGTGGACAATTACAGTAAACAAGGAAAATGTTGCTGTTAATAATGCAGTGCTTGTTGATATGATTCCAGATAGCCAGATTCTGAATGAATTATCGATACGAGTGAATGGAGGGTTACCACCAGGATCTGTAATAGATAATGGAAGCAGCTTATCTATTGCATTGGGCAATATTACAACGCAACAGGTCATTATCTTTACTACGTCATTAAAGGAAACAGCATTACTTGCGGCGCTAGAAGCAGGAGATCCGTCCATTCCTGTAAGGAATACCGCTTATCTTGAGCATGACGATAACGAGACAACGAATGTGGATAGTCCGAAGACGGTAACTATTCCACTCAATATTTTAAGTACATCGGGAAACTATGATGCTACAACGACAGTGAATAATACAAAAAATATTACTTGGACGATTGTCGTGAATGAAGACGAACTGGCATTCAACAATGCTATTATCAAGGATACGCTTCCTGCCGGGCTAACTTACATTGCTGGAACAGCAACTGTAAATGGTACTAGTGTTACTCCCGTAACAAGCGGCTCAGAACTTACCTTCAACCTGGGTAATATTACAAACGCGGTTACGATTACGTACGAAACTGAAATTGAGCCTGCTCGTTTCCAAACAAATGGCTCATATAATTTCACAAACGAAGCAGTCCTTACTTGGGATGGCCTTACTGGAACCGGAGTAGAAAAAAATGCTTCATTAGGAGTTGGAAGTAACTTTTTCAACAAGTCAGGTGCGGGTTATAACCGAGCGAACGGTGTCATTTCTTGGTCAATTGATATTAATAGTGAAAATATTAATTGGGCTGCACCAACGATTACGGATAGTATCCCAAGCACGCAACAGTATATTCAAGGCTCTGCTCGAATTGTGGATCATCAAGGTAGTGCTTATGCTGGCGGCGTATTTAACTACAATACTGGAACTTCAACACTTCGTTATACTTTTGGTTCTGCTATTAATTCACGATACACCATTACCTTTGATACAAAGCCAGCAAATACAGACAACATTACAGCTAACTTTATTAGCAGCTCTAGTAGTCACTTTTCAAACACAGCAAGCATTACTAGCGGCACAATTACCCGTAATAGTACAGGCACGCAGAGCTATACAAGCAATGTGTTGAAAAAGGATGCAGAAGGCTATGATCCAAATGTAGCTGGGCGTAAGATTACGTGGAAGTTGACTGTCAATGAAAACGGGGCAACAACTCCAAGTTCACCGAAAGCAGGAACTGATCCTATTTTGTACGCTGCTATTGCACTCCCAAATGTAAGTATTGTCGATACTATTCCAGCCGGACTTACCTTTATACCCAGTAGCGTCAGGGTACTTGATCGCAACAGTAATCCTGTCACGGGTCTGGTAACGGTAAGCGGAACAGATGTCGTAACCTTCGATTTTAATTCGAATATTACGGAGCAATACACGATCTACTTCGATACTGCCATTACGGATCTATCCAAATTCATATCACAAAATAGTACGTTGAATAATGGTAATTTTAATGTTAAGAATGAAGCGACATTAATCCATGATAAAACGACAAGATCCACTACTAATTCAGCAACTCAAACCGTCAGCAACCATATTGTAAGTAAAAAAGGTATTCCAACCACTAATGGAAATAAGTATATTGATTGGGTTGTGTATTTGAACTCTAATGCAGTAAATCTTAATCAGCTGCTAGATGTTGATAGATTCTGGTTAATTGATAACCTGCAAGCAGGTCTTGAGCTAGATACAACAAGCGTGGAATTAATCGCATACGGTGGAGCAATTAACGTACCTGACAATTTGCCAGCAAACGGAAATGATGGCTTAGGTGCAGGTACACCAGTACTACTTGATGGCTCTCATATTGTCTATGATGCTACCACTAGAGAATTTAGATTTAATATTCCCAATGATACGATTGATAAGGCATATAAGCTTTCTTTCCGTACCTATGTAACGGAAACGGTAGCCTCTGGATCTCGCTTTTCCAACATGATTAATCTATTTGGCTCTAAAGATAATGTTGCTGTTCCAATCAATGGTGCTTACCAGTCTAACGATTCACGCCAAGTAACGTTCTTGGAAGCTGGAAGCATGGGATACGGTAATCTTGGTAAATTAATTGTTAAACAGGCAGATTTAGATGATAACAACGTTAAATTATCTGCTGCAACCTTTGCCTTGTATGATCAATATGGCAATAAGGTTCAAGAAAAAGTAACCGTAAAAGGAGAACTGGAATTCAATCGAATTAAATATGACTTGCCTTACTATGTAAAAGAGGTAGCTGCGCCAACAGGATATCTACTGAGTAGAAATGCAAGTGTGGACGGCACTCCAACAACTGTTACGCCAATAGGAGCTGTTGTAGAGAATGCGATTCCATTAACACTAACAGCTTCACATACTCCTAAGTATTTAGAATTAGTTTTTGCTAATGAAGAGATTAGTTCAACGGTGTTCATCAGCCCTGTGAGCGTAAACTTTGATAAGA from Paenibacillus sp. FSL R5-0341 harbors:
- a CDS encoding ArsR family transcriptional regulator produces the protein MMLGTDASSLIIYEALASEARLNIVRLLLQNREMHINALAKELYLSKAIVSTHVSKLQKAGIVGSRMKRENGGTYKYCFILQEFMTINLSPEPVDAPYHEVSIPVGQYTDYEAWPTCGIATTTQMIGQYDTPACFMDPDRVNAGILWLARGFLEYKIPNYLNTEQHLQEIEISLELSSEAPQVNENWPSDIRFSLNGKHLGTWTSPGDFGDRKGKHTPLWWKLDVNQYGVLKVLRINGEGTFMDGQRISDVRIHDLQLDSSTYWTFGLRPEEGVPGRGGLTLFGKGFGNYDQDILIRYYYEAGASEKE
- a CDS encoding AraC family transcriptional regulator; translated protein: MHPETVNMSIIDELSENITLRMSSYLEQTHDSNWTEHKSHSDYDLWFITAGSVKITIDGIEHMAGPGDVVFFYPDMPYTASTTGELCRFVYMHFDFSIAEQKRILGEFQLPGIVPGNLIQEESMLFTSSYRRFKQSSGASGSPLYLKASLLLVIAKIFELHKQGLYHGEFLKDRKLRKIEGSLEVLQTVFPYVDANLHRAIRVNELAAIAGVSEKYFISLFKKILGITPGQYINQIKMNRARDYLYEKKYTIQQIAGFLGYPDPFTFSKAFKKFYNVPPSKFE
- a CDS encoding glycoside hydrolase family 4, coding for MNATSTQHPKVVVIGAGSLFFGRQSIWQMVHSPYLNQGTLALVDTDEERLSKMVTLAERVARENNVSLKIEGSVDRRQVLPGADFVVLSFAEQSVKYRGIDCQVSLKYGIRMCSGDTIGPGGIFRAMRELPVIMECAKDIEELCPDAWVINYINPSTVHGIALHRYAPKLKSFALCDSHHMPHKKAYYAVRAGIIGDNSQFTEEINQNFDFRIAGVNHFTWLLKAEYEGKNVMPTIAEAMRKLAGDENNGGDHGAKALFNDAITYELYDIFGIIPTCTAHTKEYVRYWQGLGKTADTIPPLSIWETEDRYQRHDEMWQQVDDFLTGNIPISDYMSTFGPDHATDIIENMVGNLGKKFFINTLNQGAVTNMNADSLLELLCDVDMDGAKPLHVGEMPRGIRGMQELVLDTHELTVEAVLEQSYEKLRRAMLTDPLVNSISDADKIIHELLELEREMIPDVWYKDRLQYS
- a CDS encoding S-layer homology domain-containing protein — protein: MRKYAKILFMFLLVIVLLISSISNVFITYVSAASTDVTREVASQFIQSENIRTKVGTMPGATLLDRPDLEKDTVPLTLKADQAFQADLALQPDKVTVQKNGALVNGTDIGWTITVNKENVAVNNAVLVDMIPDSQILNELSIRVNGGLPPGSVIDNGSSLSIALGNITTQQVIIFTTSLKETALLAALEAGDPSIPVRNTAYLEHDDNETTNVDSPKTVTIPLNILSTSGNYDATTTVNNTKNITWTIVVNEDELAFNNAIIKDTLPAGLTYIAGTATVNGTSVTPVTSGSELTFNLGNITNAVTITYETEIEPARFQTNGSYNFTNEAVLTWDGLTGTGVEKNASLGVGSNFFNKSGAGYNRANGVISWSIDINSENINWAAPTITDSIPSTQQYIQGSARIVDHQGSAYAGGVFNYNTGTSTLRYTFGSAINSRYTITFDTKPANTDNITANFISSSSSHFSNTASITSGTITRNSTGTQSYTSNVLKKDAEGYDPNVAGRKITWKLTVNENGATTPSSPKAGTDPILYAAIALPNVSIVDTIPAGLTFIPSSVRVLDRNSNPVTGLVTVSGTDVVTFDFNSNITEQYTIYFDTAITDLSKFISQNSTLNNGNFNVKNEATLIHDKTTRSTTNSATQTVSNHIVSKKGIPTTNGNKYIDWVVYLNSNAVNLNQLLDVDRFWLIDNLQAGLELDTTSVELIAYGGAINVPDNLPANGNDGLGAGTPVLLDGSHIVYDATTREFRFNIPNDTIDKAYKLSFRTYVTETVASGSRFSNMINLFGSKDNVAVPINGAYQSNDSRQVTFLEAGSMGYGNLGKLIVKQADLDDNNVKLSAATFALYDQYGNKVQEKVTVKGELEFNRIKYDLPYYVKEVAAPTGYLLSRNASVDGTPTTVTPIGAVVENAIPLTLTASHTPKYLELVFANEEISSTVFISPVSVNFDKKVSAQADVRTTMTLNGNTLTSVANGLTLLTLGTDYTVVGNTVTILKAYLASQSVGTTNLIFTFSGGATQTLAITVSETTPAPGSGSASVPSSTPTPEPAPEPEKEIGSIPPPKPFYIDGVNMDVIKALVAKADSAPVVSFKDVPAITPNAKAIGFATKLGIINGYDDGSFRARATITRAEFASMLVRALGLTSEGSPEFKDTQGHWAANAIAALKTLDIAKGYLDGTFKPDQSITRAEIVAMLSEVMNTSFVRNNKFKDVIGHWAEAEIGTLSDMGIVKGTPDGVFRPNANATRYESLLMILRMLNASLDHSLNVE